One stretch of Amycolatopsis tolypomycina DNA includes these proteins:
- a CDS encoding NAD(P)H-binding protein has product MTILVTGATGSVGRLVVDELLAAGVAVRALTVDPDRAQLPPEAEVVVGSLARPSTLPVALKGVSAVYLAPMARTVRRFCELASDAGVERVVALSGSSVGDEHEGSSGHEYAAVEAAVREGGFAWTFLRPGMFMNNTLDWAPMVRAGEVALAYGDATSTPIDLGDIAAVAARVLTTDGHVGATYVLSGPAAISQRGQAETLASVLGKDIRFRELSPDEQRTQWIAYGVPEDAVGWLLEGFEETLRHPQAPTGVVEELLGRPGTTYAEWAEANRAVFA; this is encoded by the coding sequence ATGACGATCCTGGTGACAGGGGCGACCGGCAGCGTCGGCCGCCTGGTGGTCGACGAACTGCTGGCCGCGGGGGTGGCCGTGCGGGCGCTGACCGTGGACCCGGACCGCGCGCAACTCCCACCGGAAGCCGAGGTGGTCGTCGGGTCGCTGGCGCGGCCGTCCACCCTGCCGGTGGCGCTCAAGGGCGTCTCGGCGGTGTACCTCGCCCCGATGGCGCGGACCGTCCGGCGGTTCTGCGAGCTGGCTTCCGACGCCGGTGTCGAGCGGGTCGTCGCGCTGTCGGGCAGCAGTGTCGGGGACGAGCACGAGGGGTCGAGCGGCCACGAGTACGCCGCCGTCGAAGCGGCCGTCCGGGAGGGCGGGTTCGCCTGGACCTTCCTGCGGCCCGGCATGTTCATGAACAACACGCTCGACTGGGCGCCCATGGTCCGGGCGGGCGAGGTGGCGCTGGCCTACGGCGACGCGACATCGACCCCCATCGACCTCGGCGACATCGCCGCGGTGGCCGCGCGGGTGCTGACGACCGACGGGCACGTCGGCGCCACGTATGTCCTCAGTGGACCGGCGGCGATCAGCCAGCGTGGGCAGGCCGAAACCCTGGCTTCGGTGCTGGGCAAGGACATCCGGTTCCGTGAGCTGAGCCCGGACGAGCAGCGCACGCAGTGGATTGCCTACGGCGTCCCGGAAGACGCCGTCGGATGGCTGCTCGAAGGCTTCGAAGAAACGCTGCGGCACCCGCAGGCGCCGACCGGCGTGGTGGAAGAACTGCTCGGCCGCCCGGGCACGACGTACGCCGAATGGGCCGAGGCGAACCGGGCAGTCTTCGCATAA
- a CDS encoding MerR family transcriptional regulator: MRIGELARRTGVSERALRYYEKQGLLTPERRPSGYRVYGEADVAAVRRIRILLAAGLNTAQILEVLPCLVDEDGWLTPDCPELADALRQQRSRLDAAIGELETTRANLDTIIGDRR; this comes from the coding sequence ATGCGGATCGGGGAGCTCGCCCGGCGCACGGGCGTCAGCGAACGCGCACTGCGGTACTACGAAAAGCAGGGCCTGCTGACGCCGGAGCGGCGGCCCAGCGGCTACCGCGTCTACGGCGAGGCCGACGTGGCGGCGGTGCGGCGGATCAGGATCCTGCTCGCGGCCGGGCTGAACACCGCGCAGATCCTGGAGGTCCTGCCGTGCCTCGTCGACGAGGACGGCTGGTTGACGCCGGACTGCCCGGAGCTCGCCGACGCGCTGCGGCAGCAGCGGAGCCGGCTCGACGCGGCGATCGGCGAGCTGGAAACCACCCGCGCCAACCTCGACACGATCATCGGCGACCGGCGCTAG
- a CDS encoding vanadium-dependent haloperoxidase produces MVKARCAAVLAALTLTAPPAAAAAANTAPNAVVVWDLNAQTAIWDVAHQAPPQVAGRGFAMVSGAVYDAVNAIEGTPYEPYLTAPRATGRESADAAVGTAAHRVLDAIFPEQRERLRVQYDEWLAGLPDGPAKRGGIRVGAEAAAAMLAARQHDGAFDPRLWTVGTEPGQYRPTPPAFENTGAWVGFLKPFAIPDATMFRTPGPPSLTSRAYTRDFEEVKRLGSATSTARTADQTDAALWWHDRRSVSWGMKRDLAVTQRLGVLDTARLYALADFAGTDGAIACANDKEFWHFWRPVTAVRLAAADGNPATEADPGWTPLVVTPPNPDYPSGHTCRTAAQMTAYQHFFGRDRVSFSAYSVDSGTTRHFERFSQATAEVIGARIWAGIHFRSADVDGTTLGTGVGKYITKHSLRPRH; encoded by the coding sequence ATGGTCAAGGCACGCTGCGCCGCGGTTCTCGCGGCTCTCACTCTCACCGCGCCACCGGCGGCGGCCGCTGCCGCGAACACGGCACCGAACGCCGTCGTGGTCTGGGACCTCAACGCGCAGACGGCGATCTGGGACGTCGCGCACCAGGCTCCGCCGCAGGTCGCCGGGCGGGGGTTCGCCATGGTCAGCGGGGCGGTCTACGACGCGGTGAACGCGATCGAGGGGACGCCGTACGAGCCCTACCTCACCGCCCCGCGGGCCACCGGCCGGGAGTCGGCGGACGCCGCCGTCGGCACGGCCGCCCACCGCGTGCTGGACGCGATTTTCCCGGAACAGCGGGAAAGGCTGCGCGTCCAGTACGACGAGTGGCTGGCCGGCCTCCCGGACGGGCCGGCGAAGCGCGGCGGCATCCGGGTCGGCGCCGAGGCGGCCGCCGCGATGCTCGCCGCCCGGCAGCACGACGGGGCCTTCGACCCGCGGCTCTGGACCGTCGGCACCGAGCCGGGGCAGTACCGCCCGACCCCGCCCGCCTTCGAGAACACGGGCGCCTGGGTCGGTTTCCTGAAGCCGTTCGCCATTCCGGACGCGACGATGTTCCGCACGCCGGGGCCGCCGTCGCTCACGAGCCGGGCGTACACCCGCGATTTCGAGGAGGTCAAGCGGCTCGGCTCGGCGACGAGCACGGCCCGCACCGCGGACCAGACCGACGCGGCGCTCTGGTGGCACGACCGGCGGTCCGTCAGCTGGGGGATGAAGCGCGACCTCGCGGTCACCCAGCGGCTCGGCGTGCTGGACACCGCGCGCCTCTACGCATTGGCGGACTTCGCCGGCACGGACGGCGCGATCGCCTGCGCGAACGACAAGGAGTTCTGGCACTTCTGGCGGCCGGTCACCGCCGTCCGGCTCGCCGCGGCCGACGGGAACCCGGCCACGGAGGCGGATCCGGGCTGGACGCCGCTGGTGGTCACCCCGCCGAACCCCGACTACCCGTCCGGCCACACCTGCCGCACCGCCGCGCAGATGACGGCGTACCAGCACTTCTTCGGCCGGGACAGGGTTTCGTTCAGCGCCTACAGCGTCGACAGCGGCACCACACGCCACTTCGAGCGCTTCTCCCAGGCGACCGCCGAAGTGATCGGAGCCCGTATCTGGGCGGGCATCCACTTCCGTTCCGCCGACGTCGACGGCACGACGCTCGGCACGGGCGTGGGCAAGTACATCACGAAGCACTCCCTGCGGCCGCGTCACTGA
- a CDS encoding NAD(P)-dependent oxidoreductase, with amino-acid sequence MTSVTVLGLGPMGRALAAAFIAAGHPATVWNRSPGKENGLRAAVAGTAAEAIAASPLVVVCVRDYAAVHAILDVEALKGRTLVNVTGGSPAQARELACWAAEHGIGYLDGVIVATTDAIGGPDATLFFSGPADVYEKHHHTLAALGGNPAHLGEDPGRAAAFDASLQDMLWTSMSGVVHMFALAEAERIDATDIAGHAKALLGFFPDMIDFLAGQVAAGSYPGDAGTLDATAATMDHVLAAARARNLDNGVLSAARAEVQRAIDTGHGSDGFGRLAALLLSDAAAGSAS; translated from the coding sequence ATGACCTCCGTGACCGTCCTCGGACTGGGCCCCATGGGCCGCGCCCTCGCCGCCGCGTTCATCGCCGCCGGCCACCCGGCCACCGTGTGGAACCGCAGTCCCGGCAAGGAAAACGGCCTTCGAGCCGCCGTCGCCGGAACTGCCGCCGAAGCGATCGCGGCCAGTCCGCTCGTCGTCGTCTGCGTGCGGGATTATGCCGCGGTGCACGCGATCCTCGACGTCGAAGCACTCAAGGGCCGCACCCTGGTGAACGTCACCGGCGGCTCGCCCGCGCAAGCCCGCGAGCTGGCTTGCTGGGCCGCGGAGCACGGAATCGGTTACCTCGACGGCGTGATTGTCGCGACGACCGACGCCATCGGCGGCCCGGACGCCACGCTGTTCTTCAGTGGCCCGGCCGACGTCTACGAAAAGCACCACCACACCCTCGCCGCGCTCGGCGGGAACCCGGCCCACCTCGGCGAAGACCCCGGCCGGGCCGCCGCGTTCGACGCGTCGCTGCAGGACATGCTGTGGACGTCGATGAGCGGCGTCGTCCACATGTTCGCCCTCGCCGAAGCCGAGCGCATCGACGCCACCGACATCGCCGGCCACGCGAAGGCGCTGCTCGGCTTCTTCCCGGACATGATCGACTTCCTCGCCGGCCAGGTCGCGGCCGGCAGCTACCCCGGCGACGCGGGCACGCTCGACGCCACCGCGGCCACGATGGACCACGTCCTCGCCGCCGCCCGGGCGAGGAACCTCGACAACGGCGTCCTGTCCGCGGCCCGCGCCGAAGTGCAGCGGGCCATCGACACCGGGCACGGCAGCGACGGCTTCGGCCGGCTCGCCGCGCTCCTGCTCAGTGACGCGGCCGCAGGGAGTGCTTCGTGA
- a CDS encoding cell division protein FtsQ/DivIB — protein sequence MSPTRERRPPSSSAAEEDRASLARQRRGRRSEEERRRTRAAAARPSPRNRPNRQVEIRRRWVALLSVLTVVALVYLLFFSSMLGVRDVAVNGSRTVSADQIRTVAAVPADKPMLRLSTDEIRDRVAAMPGIATVEVSRSWPNTVEITVTERTAIAFFDSGPGGDGVHLVDGGGVVFKTIPARPPGLPELKLPKVSADDPVTRAVTAVLGVIPEQLLKQVTTATAKTPASVEFTLANGKIVRWGTAEQTDRKAKVLAALLTQEGKVYDVAAPELPTITS from the coding sequence ATGAGTCCGACCAGGGAACGCCGCCCGCCGTCCTCCTCCGCCGCGGAAGAGGATCGCGCCTCCCTGGCCCGGCAACGGCGGGGGCGGCGCTCCGAGGAGGAGCGCCGCCGGACCCGCGCCGCCGCCGCGCGGCCGTCACCGCGCAACCGGCCCAACCGGCAGGTGGAGATCCGCCGCCGGTGGGTCGCGCTGCTTTCGGTGCTCACCGTGGTGGCGCTGGTGTACCTGCTGTTCTTCAGCTCGATGCTCGGCGTGCGGGACGTCGCGGTGAACGGGTCCCGCACGGTGTCCGCCGACCAGATCCGCACGGTGGCGGCGGTCCCGGCGGACAAGCCGATGCTGCGCCTGAGCACCGACGAGATCCGCGACCGCGTGGCGGCGATGCCGGGCATCGCGACGGTCGAGGTGTCGCGCTCGTGGCCGAACACGGTCGAGATCACGGTGACCGAGCGCACGGCGATCGCGTTCTTCGACAGCGGCCCCGGCGGCGACGGAGTTCACCTCGTCGACGGCGGCGGCGTGGTGTTCAAGACCATCCCGGCGCGGCCACCGGGCCTGCCGGAGCTGAAGCTGCCGAAGGTGTCGGCGGACGACCCGGTGACCCGAGCGGTGACGGCGGTGCTCGGGGTGATCCCGGAGCAGCTGCTGAAGCAGGTCACGACGGCGACGGCGAAGACGCCGGCGAGCGTGGAGTTCACGCTGGCCAACGGGAAGATCGTCCGCTGGGGGACCGCGGAGCAGACGGACCGCAAGGCCAAGGTCCTGGCGGCGCTGCTGACGCAAGAGGGCAAGGTCTACGACGTCGCGGCGCCTGAGCTGCCGACGATCACTTCCTGA